The proteins below are encoded in one region of Flavobacterium sp. IMCC34852:
- the panB gene encoding 3-methyl-2-oxobutanoate hydroxymethyltransferase produces MSTAKKDYKRITTKSLFDMKANGEKISMLTAYDYTMAKIVDTAGVDVILVGDSASNVMAGHETTLPITLDQMIYHASSVVRAIERALVVVDLPFGSYQSDPKEALRSAIRIMKESGGHAVKLEGGSEIKESIKRILNAGIPVMGHLGLTPQSIYKFGTYTVRAKEEAEAEQLIEDAKLLEKLGCFALVLEKIPASLAEKVAKTISIPVIGIGAGGGVDGQVLVIHDMLGMNNEFSPRFLRRYMNLYEGMTKAIGQYVEDIKSQDFPNKNEQY; encoded by the coding sequence ATGTCTACTGCAAAAAAAGATTACAAAAGAATTACAACCAAGTCATTGTTTGACATGAAAGCCAATGGCGAGAAAATATCGATGCTGACCGCTTATGATTATACCATGGCAAAGATTGTAGATACCGCCGGTGTTGATGTAATTTTGGTGGGTGATTCTGCGAGTAACGTAATGGCAGGTCACGAAACAACTTTGCCAATCACTTTAGACCAAATGATTTATCACGCATCTTCTGTGGTGAGAGCCATTGAAAGAGCTTTGGTGGTAGTTGATTTGCCATTCGGAAGTTACCAATCTGATCCAAAAGAAGCCTTGCGTTCAGCCATCAGAATCATGAAAGAAAGCGGCGGTCATGCGGTAAAATTAGAAGGTGGAAGTGAAATCAAAGAAAGTATTAAACGCATTTTGAATGCCGGAATTCCGGTGATGGGCCATTTGGGTTTGACGCCACAATCGATATACAAATTCGGAACTTACACCGTTCGTGCCAAAGAAGAAGCCGAAGCCGAACAATTAATTGAAGACGCCAAATTGTTAGAGAAACTAGGCTGTTTTGCTTTGGTTTTAGAAAAAATTCCGGCATCATTGGCTGAAAAAGTAGCCAAAACCATTTCGATTCCGGTTATCGGTATCGGAGCCGGTGGTGGCGTTGACGGACAGGTTTTGGTGATTCACGATATGCTTGGTATGAATAATGAATTCAGTCCGCGATTCCTAAGACGCTATATGAATTTGTATGAAGGTATGACAAAAGCTATCGGACAATATGTTGAAGATATAAAATCACAAGATTTCCCGAATAAGAACGAGCAATATTAA
- a CDS encoding sigma-54-dependent transcriptional regulator has product MPKILIIEDEATIRRVLIKILTEESDTYTVEEAEDGKTGFEKIKSEDYDLVLCDIKMPKMSGEELLEAVKKIKPEIPMVMISGHGDLETAVNTMRLGAFDYISKPPDLNRLLNTVRNALDKKQLVVENKILKKKVSKNYEIIGESEPINHIKQMIDKVAQTDARVLITGPNGTGKELVAHQLHEKSERANAPMIEVNCAAIPSELIESELFGHVKGAFTSAVKDRAGKFEAADGGTIFLDEIGDMSLSAQAKVLRALQESLIQRVGADKDIKINVRVVAATNKDLKKEIAEGRFREDLYHRLAVILIKVPSLNERRDDIPLLIEHFAVKIAEEQGNAPKSFSKDAVKLLQEYDWTGNIRELRNVVERLIILGGSEISEMDVKLFASK; this is encoded by the coding sequence ATGCCTAAAATACTAATCATCGAAGACGAAGCCACCATCCGAAGAGTATTGATCAAAATACTTACCGAAGAAAGCGATACTTATACCGTTGAAGAAGCCGAAGACGGAAAAACAGGTTTTGAAAAAATTAAAAGCGAAGACTACGACTTAGTGTTGTGTGACATCAAAATGCCCAAAATGAGCGGCGAAGAGCTACTTGAAGCTGTCAAAAAAATCAAACCTGAAATCCCGATGGTGATGATTTCCGGTCACGGAGATTTAGAAACTGCAGTTAACACCATGCGTTTAGGTGCTTTCGATTACATCTCAAAACCACCCGATTTAAATCGATTATTAAATACCGTTCGAAACGCTCTGGACAAAAAGCAATTGGTCGTAGAAAATAAAATTCTAAAGAAAAAGGTTTCCAAAAACTACGAAATTATTGGTGAGAGCGAACCCATCAATCACATCAAACAAATGATTGATAAAGTTGCCCAAACCGATGCCAGGGTTTTAATTACCGGACCTAACGGCACCGGAAAAGAATTGGTTGCCCATCAATTACACGAAAAAAGCGAAAGAGCCAATGCGCCAATGATTGAAGTCAACTGCGCCGCTATTCCATCTGAATTAATTGAAAGCGAATTGTTCGGTCACGTAAAAGGTGCCTTTACATCCGCGGTGAAAGATAGGGCCGGAAAATTCGAAGCTGCCGATGGCGGAACGATTTTCTTAGATGAAATCGGCGATATGAGTTTGTCAGCTCAAGCTAAAGTATTGCGTGCGTTGCAAGAGAGTTTGATTCAAAGAGTCGGCGCCGATAAAGATATTAAAATCAATGTGCGTGTCGTAGCGGCAACCAACAAAGATTTGAAAAAAGAAATCGCCGAAGGTCGTTTCCGAGAAGATTTGTATCATCGTTTGGCGGTCATTTTAATCAAAGTACCTTCACTAAACGAGAGACGCGATGATATCCCGTTATTGATAGAACATTTTGCTGTAAAAATTGCTGAAGAGCAAGGGAATGCACCAAAATCTTTTTCCAAAGACGCGGTCAAATTATTGCAAGAATACGATTGGACCGGTAATATCCGAGAACTAAGAAACGTGGTGGAAAGATTAATTATCCTAGGTGGAAGCGAGATTTCAGAAATGGATGTTAAATTGTTTGCCTCTAAATAG
- a CDS encoding DEAD/DEAH box helicase, translating to MNLKKINPNLQKALIEHGLTEANEMQQETFSTIKSGADAVIQSPQGTGKSTTIVLNVIQRLEKSVGESTRALILVENKERVLEMEEMFLKLGTYHDLSIFGVHDKGDIDYDKNIVSMGLDILIGTPNKINAMFASAGFNSNTIKMFVVDDADILFRNRMDAVVLRLSQSIEKTQRLFFCSQITERVEVLADKVMIEPTFFEIEE from the coding sequence ATGAACCTAAAAAAAATAAACCCAAACCTCCAAAAAGCACTCATCGAACACGGTTTAACCGAAGCCAATGAGATGCAACAGGAAACTTTTTCTACCATTAAAAGCGGTGCCGATGCGGTAATTCAATCACCCCAAGGAACAGGGAAATCGACGACTATAGTGTTGAATGTTATCCAACGATTGGAAAAATCGGTTGGTGAAAGTACTCGCGCTTTGATTTTGGTGGAAAACAAAGAACGCGTTTTAGAAATGGAAGAAATGTTTCTGAAACTCGGAACCTATCACGACTTGAGTATCTTTGGGGTACACGACAAAGGCGATATCGATTATGATAAAAATATAGTATCTATGGGATTGGATATATTAATCGGAACACCCAACAAAATCAATGCGATGTTTGCTTCTGCAGGTTTTAACAGTAACACCATCAAGATGTTTGTAGTAGACGATGCCGATATTTTATTCAGAAATCGAATGGATGCGGTAGTACTTCGCTTGTCGCAAAGTATCGAGAAAACCCAACGCTTATTTTTTTGTTCCCAAATTACCGAAAGGGTAGAAGTATTGGCAGATAAAGTCATGATAGAACCTACTTTCTTTGAGATAGAAGAATAA
- a CDS encoding putative signal transducing protein: MGLIKIFSGDVILAVTLKEKLEEANINVVIRDNNQANVLPSIQTVKPVELFIQEVDFGKANPVIEDFRLSI; this comes from the coding sequence ATGGGATTAATCAAAATATTTTCAGGCGATGTAATTCTCGCTGTCACTTTAAAAGAAAAACTCGAAGAAGCCAATATCAATGTGGTAATTCGGGATAACAATCAGGCGAATGTATTGCCCAGTATTCAAACCGTAAAACCGGTGGAATTGTTTATTCAGGAAGTTGATTTCGGCAAAGCCAATCCGGTAATTGAGGATTTTCGATTAAGCATTTAA
- a CDS encoding MFS transporter, which produces MPLIDYSFLAKILPKAKINKGFRKTKKSYLKRVRLATSLFFFGMGFCFSTWASRIPDIKSILQLSEAELGTMLFALPIGQLIAMPFTGKIVTKYGSRNISILGLFLYAFCLIFIGLASQTWHLAIGLLLFGFFCNFCNIAVNAQGVYTQQLFDKPIIGSFHGSWSLAGFFGALVGLLMLTFEWTPFQHFTVAFGLVVIILLTNYKYLIIAKSKPEEEKSSYSFWKNPDKTLLWLGVICFCGMASEGIMFDWSGVYFKEIVKAPGALVVLGYTTFMISMASGRFLSDILVAKYGGKKVLIISGLIISTGLYMAVLLPYLIPCMIAFMLVGFGVSNVVPIIFNVAGNNENVPTGIALTIVTSISFLGFLIGPPLIGFIAELTSLEYSFAVIGVFGVFISILVSRLKIFK; this is translated from the coding sequence ATGCCTTTAATAGATTATAGTTTTTTAGCCAAAATTTTACCCAAAGCCAAGATTAACAAAGGTTTTAGAAAAACCAAAAAATCTTATCTCAAAAGGGTTAGATTAGCTACTTCTCTGTTTTTCTTTGGGATGGGATTCTGTTTTTCAACTTGGGCCAGCCGAATCCCGGATATCAAATCGATATTACAATTAAGTGAAGCCGAATTAGGAACGATGCTTTTTGCTTTACCGATTGGACAATTGATAGCGATGCCGTTTACAGGTAAAATTGTAACAAAATATGGTAGTCGAAACATCTCCATTTTAGGACTATTCCTTTATGCCTTTTGTTTGATTTTTATAGGATTGGCTAGCCAAACTTGGCACTTAGCAATCGGATTGCTTTTGTTTGGTTTCTTTTGTAACTTCTGCAATATAGCGGTGAATGCACAAGGGGTTTATACCCAACAGTTGTTTGACAAGCCGATTATTGGCTCGTTTCACGGTTCTTGGAGTTTGGCCGGTTTTTTTGGGGCACTGGTTGGGCTACTTATGCTGACTTTTGAATGGACTCCATTCCAACATTTCACCGTAGCCTTTGGGTTGGTTGTGATAATTTTATTGACCAATTACAAATACCTCATTATTGCCAAATCCAAGCCGGAAGAAGAAAAATCGAGTTATTCCTTTTGGAAAAATCCCGACAAAACATTGCTGTGGTTGGGCGTAATTTGTTTTTGCGGTATGGCGAGCGAAGGCATTATGTTTGATTGGAGTGGTGTATATTTCAAAGAAATTGTCAAAGCGCCGGGCGCATTAGTGGTTTTGGGTTACACCACTTTTATGATCAGTATGGCTTCGGGAAGATTTTTGAGTGATATTTTGGTAGCTAAATATGGGGGCAAAAAAGTCCTCATCATCAGCGGCTTAATCATTTCGACCGGATTATACATGGCGGTTTTATTGCCTTATTTGATTCCGTGTATGATTGCTTTTATGTTGGTTGGTTTTGGGGTTTCCAATGTCGTACCGATTATCTTTAACGTGGCCGGAAATAATGAAAATGTCCCAACGGGTATCGCCTTGACGATAGTAACGAGTATCAGTTTCCTCGGATTTTTAATCGGGCCGCCGCTGATTGGTTTTATAGCCGAACTAACCAGTTTAGAATATTCCTTTGCGGTGATTGGTGTTTTTGGCGTATTTATTTCAATACTGGTAAGCCGATTGAAAATATTTAAATAA
- a CDS encoding ABC-F family ATP-binding cassette domain-containing protein, whose protein sequence is MITINDIAVEFGGTTLFSEVTFAINETDKIALMGKNGAGKSTLLKIVAGENKPSRGNISAPKEAVIAYLPQHLLAADNCTVMEEASKAFAEVFKMKAEIDEINEQLTIRTDYESDEYMKLIERVSELSEKYYSIEEVNYEAEVEKVLKGLGFEREDFNRPTSEFSGGWRMRIELAKILLKQPDLILLDEPTNHLDMDSIQWLEDFLINQAKAVMVISHDRAFVDNITNRTIEVTMGRIYDYKAKYSHYLELRKDRRIHQQKAYDEQQKFIAENQAFIERFRGTFSKTEQVQSRVRMLEKLVPVEIDEIDTSALKLKFPPSVRSGQYPVIVRDLEKSYGDHLIFKDANMVIERGQKVAFVGKNGEGKSTMIKAIMKEIEINGGSVEVGHNAQIGYFAQNQASLLDENATIFETIDNIAVGDVRTQIKNILGAFMFQGDDIQKKVKVLSGGEKTRLAMIKLLLEPVNLLILDEPSNHLDMKTKDIIKEALKDFDGTLILVSHDRDFLDGLAEKVFEFGNKRVKEHFEDIKGFLAHKKMESLKEIEK, encoded by the coding sequence ATGATTACAATTAACGACATAGCCGTTGAATTTGGCGGTACTACTTTATTCAGCGAAGTAACTTTTGCCATTAATGAAACCGATAAAATTGCCTTAATGGGTAAAAACGGTGCCGGAAAATCGACACTTTTAAAAATTGTAGCCGGTGAAAACAAACCCTCTCGAGGAAACATTTCGGCTCCGAAAGAAGCGGTGATTGCCTATTTGCCGCAACATTTGTTGGCTGCCGACAATTGTACCGTGATGGAAGAAGCTTCGAAAGCCTTTGCTGAGGTTTTCAAAATGAAAGCCGAAATCGACGAAATCAATGAGCAGTTGACTATTCGCACTGATTATGAAAGCGATGAGTACATGAAATTAATTGAGCGCGTTTCTGAATTAAGCGAGAAATATTATTCAATTGAAGAAGTCAATTACGAAGCCGAGGTAGAAAAAGTATTGAAAGGATTAGGATTCGAAAGAGAAGACTTTAATCGCCCAACATCTGAGTTTTCAGGAGGTTGGAGAATGCGTATCGAATTGGCCAAAATATTATTAAAACAACCCGATTTAATTCTATTAGATGAGCCGACAAACCACCTGGATATGGATAGTATTCAGTGGTTGGAGGATTTCTTAATCAATCAGGCCAAAGCGGTGATGGTGATTTCCCACGATAGAGCTTTCGTAGATAATATTACCAATCGAACTATTGAAGTTACGATGGGTAGAATTTACGATTACAAAGCCAAATACTCACATTATTTAGAACTGCGCAAAGACCGACGCATTCACCAGCAAAAAGCCTATGACGAGCAACAAAAATTTATTGCCGAGAACCAAGCTTTTATTGAACGTTTCAGAGGTACTTTTTCGAAGACCGAACAAGTGCAATCGCGGGTTCGTATGTTGGAAAAATTGGTTCCGGTAGAAATTGATGAAATCGATACTTCGGCTTTGAAGTTGAAGTTTCCGCCTTCAGTTCGCTCCGGACAATATCCGGTAATTGTGCGCGATTTGGAGAAATCTTACGGTGATCATCTGATTTTTAAAGATGCTAACATGGTGATTGAGCGCGGACAGAAAGTAGCTTTCGTGGGGAAAAACGGAGAAGGAAAATCAACTATGATCAAAGCCATCATGAAGGAAATTGAAATCAATGGCGGTAGTGTTGAGGTTGGTCACAACGCACAGATTGGTTATTTTGCCCAAAATCAAGCGTCATTATTAGATGAGAACGCTACGATTTTTGAAACGATAGACAATATAGCCGTAGGCGATGTACGCACGCAAATCAAAAATATTTTAGGTGCTTTTATGTTCCAAGGTGATGATATTCAGAAGAAAGTCAAAGTGCTTTCGGGTGGCGAAAAAACGCGTTTGGCCATGATCAAATTGTTGTTGGAACCGGTAAATTTGTTAATTCTGGATGAGCCTTCCAATCACTTGGATATGAAAACTAAAGATATCATCAAAGAAGCGTTGAAAGACTTTGACGGAACTTTAATTCTAGTATCTCACGACCGTGATTTCTTAGACGGTTTGGCCGAAAAAGTATTCGAATTCGGGAACAAAAGAGTAAAAGAACATTTTGAAGACATCAAAGGGTTCTTGGCACACAAGAAAATGGAGAGTTTGAAAGAGATAGAGAAGTAG
- a CDS encoding vWA domain-containing protein: protein MKNVKIFSLGIAMLVSFLTFGQEKTITGTVSDKVGPLPGVNVIVRGTSNSTQTNFDGKYSIKASEGQLLVFNFTGYNSTEVKVGKSNIINVVLKEGVSLQEVVVVGQGYSRKSKKMTTQSVTSHSQSLSGKVAGVQINHRSGSPGTTKVVIRGNSSLNTQTKPLYIVDGVPVKEEDFKSINPDDINSVNVLKDTAATSVYGNSANNGAIVVQTKTGVQQNLTEKELKKRIKEINKTTKPMVIEPDNEDYDSFTENAFESPKSAPLSTFSIDVDNASYTNIRRFINGGQTVPKDAVRVEEMVNFFKYQYPQPTGQHPFSINTEYSECPWNTNNKLVRIGLQGKDIPTDNLPPSNLVFLIDVSGSMGDANKLPLLKESLKVLVNQLREEDKIAMVVYAGAAGMVLPPTSGSDKKTIIDALDKLQSGGSTAGGAGIELAYKTAEENFIKNGNNRVILATDGDFNVGASSDKDMQTLIEDKRKSGVFLTCLGYGMGNYKDSKLETLADKGNGNYAYIDNIQEANRFLGKEFKGSMFAIAKDVKIQIEFNPAHVKAYRLIGYENRKLRPEDFKNDAIDAGELGSGHTVTALYEIIPTDAKSDFFVDTDELKYSKVEPSKTKFNDELATIKFRYKKPDGAKSIEMVQVIDNKVNTIDNASSGFKFSTAVAWFGLKLRDSKLVTNKSSAAIKKLAKAGLAYDEDGYKAEFIRLVEAVN from the coding sequence ATGAAAAATGTAAAAATCTTTTCATTAGGCATCGCTATGCTTGTAAGTTTCCTAACTTTCGGGCAGGAGAAAACCATTACAGGTACCGTTTCCGACAAAGTCGGACCGCTTCCGGGTGTCAATGTTATCGTAAGGGGAACATCAAACTCCACACAAACCAATTTTGATGGTAAATACAGTATTAAAGCCTCTGAAGGTCAACTCTTGGTTTTTAATTTTACGGGGTACAACAGTACGGAAGTAAAAGTAGGTAAATCCAATATTATCAATGTTGTTCTTAAGGAAGGGGTTAGTTTGCAAGAAGTTGTGGTCGTTGGTCAAGGCTATAGTCGTAAAAGCAAAAAAATGACCACACAATCCGTGACCAGTCATTCCCAATCCTTGTCAGGCAAAGTCGCCGGTGTACAAATCAACCACCGTTCGGGAAGTCCCGGCACCACCAAAGTTGTCATTCGTGGTAATTCATCACTCAATACTCAGACAAAACCATTGTATATAGTTGACGGTGTTCCTGTGAAAGAGGAAGATTTTAAAAGCATTAATCCCGATGATATTAATTCTGTTAATGTGTTAAAAGATACCGCCGCGACTTCTGTTTATGGAAACAGCGCAAATAACGGTGCTATCGTAGTACAAACCAAAACAGGAGTACAACAAAATTTGACTGAAAAAGAGCTGAAAAAAAGAATCAAAGAAATCAACAAAACCACCAAACCAATGGTGATTGAACCCGACAATGAAGACTACGACAGCTTTACAGAAAATGCTTTTGAAAGCCCGAAATCGGCGCCGTTATCGACTTTCTCCATTGATGTTGACAATGCCTCTTATACCAATATTCGTCGATTTATTAATGGCGGTCAAACCGTTCCGAAAGATGCAGTTCGTGTAGAAGAAATGGTAAACTTTTTTAAATACCAATATCCGCAACCCACCGGCCAACATCCGTTTTCAATTAATACCGAATACAGCGAATGTCCATGGAATACAAACAACAAACTGGTTCGCATTGGTTTACAAGGCAAAGACATCCCGACCGATAATTTGCCCCCATCGAATTTGGTTTTCCTTATAGATGTATCAGGCTCCATGGGCGATGCCAACAAATTGCCTTTGCTGAAAGAATCTTTGAAAGTATTGGTAAACCAACTGAGAGAAGAGGACAAAATTGCCATGGTTGTTTACGCCGGAGCCGCCGGTATGGTTTTACCGCCAACTTCAGGCAGCGATAAAAAAACCATTATTGACGCTTTAGACAAACTACAATCTGGCGGTAGTACTGCCGGTGGTGCCGGAATCGAATTGGCTTACAAAACCGCAGAAGAAAATTTTATTAAAAACGGCAACAACCGCGTAATCTTGGCTACTGATGGTGACTTTAACGTAGGCGCCTCATCCGACAAAGACATGCAAACCTTGATTGAAGACAAAAGAAAATCGGGGGTTTTCCTGACTTGTTTGGGCTATGGTATGGGCAATTACAAAGACAGCAAGTTGGAAACTTTAGCCGATAAAGGCAACGGTAATTACGCTTATATCGATAACATCCAAGAAGCCAATCGCTTTTTGGGCAAAGAATTTAAAGGTTCGATGTTTGCTATTGCGAAAGATGTTAAAATCCAAATCGAGTTCAATCCGGCACATGTGAAAGCCTACCGCTTGATTGGTTATGAAAATCGAAAACTGCGTCCGGAAGATTTTAAAAATGATGCCATTGATGCCGGAGAATTGGGCAGCGGGCATACGGTAACCGCTTTGTACGAAATCATTCCTACTGATGCCAAAAGTGATTTTTTTGTGGATACCGATGAGTTGAAATACTCCAAAGTAGAACCTTCCAAAACTAAATTCAACGACGAATTAGCCACCATAAAATTCCGCTACAAAAAACCGGATGGCGCAAAAAGTATCGAAATGGTTCAGGTAATTGATAACAAAGTGAATACCATAGACAACGCTTCGAGCGGATTCAAATTCAGCACCGCAGTAGCTTGGTTTGGGTTGAAATTAAGAGATTCCAAATTGGTGACCAACAAATCTTCTGCAGCCATTAAAAAATTAGCCAAAGCAGGTTTGGCCTACGATGAAGACGGTTATAAAGCAGAATTTATTCGCTTAGTGGAAGCGGTAAATTAA
- a CDS encoding RNA polymerase sigma factor, translated as MQREAQRQVYDYLSPKLYRTCKRYLKKEEEIEEVLADAFYTIFTKLDQLKEVGAFEAWARKITVNQCLLQLKRNVNFNLYLEETSFSIQPQSAQETPLEEEDLLNLLNLIPEGCKTIFNLFVIEGYGHKEIAVMLNISEGTSKSQLNVAKTKLKDLVNNLYYQKAK; from the coding sequence ATGCAACGGGAAGCCCAGCGGCAAGTGTACGACTACTTGTCGCCCAAGTTGTACCGAACCTGCAAACGGTATTTAAAAAAGGAGGAAGAAATAGAAGAAGTATTAGCCGATGCCTTTTACACCATTTTTACCAAACTCGACCAATTAAAAGAAGTAGGCGCTTTCGAAGCTTGGGCCCGAAAAATAACCGTAAACCAATGTTTGTTACAATTGAAACGCAACGTAAATTTCAATTTGTATTTAGAGGAAACCTCTTTTAGCATCCAACCGCAAAGCGCACAAGAAACGCCTCTGGAAGAAGAAGATTTGCTCAACTTGCTCAATTTAATTCCCGAAGGTTGCAAAACCATCTTCAATCTTTTTGTTATTGAAGGCTATGGCCACAAGGAAATAGCAGTTATGCTAAATATTTCGGAAGGCACCTCAAAATCACAATTGAATGTCGCCAAAACCAAGTTAAAAGATTTAGTCAACAATCTTTATTATCAAAAAGCAAAGTAA
- a CDS encoding DUF6929 family protein: MEKFQLSVLFKIIGIGSASGLVYHDDKLYLISDNSTFLYEYNIPTEKLNKIALTENAQDNIAKKDKPDFEAIAIKGTDLILLGSGSTENRNMIFNYAIPTGKIQKNNIGTIYQKIKQKFNISDDELNIEGLIMDHDHIYFFQRGNGAKGKNGIVYSKDVAKDQKFEYVPIDLPKIKNVPTTFTDAILVEDKIYFLASAEDTESTYLDGEVLGSIIGTIDLKTMTLTNSIQISDKNKFEGLTLYKQSEKEIEFLLCEDTDSEVLESDIYKLTLKR, translated from the coding sequence ATGGAAAAATTTCAACTTTCGGTACTTTTTAAAATCATTGGCATTGGTTCTGCTTCAGGATTGGTTTATCATGACGACAAACTTTATCTCATTTCTGACAACAGTACTTTTCTTTATGAATACAATATTCCAACCGAAAAGCTCAACAAAATAGCTTTGACAGAAAACGCCCAAGACAACATCGCCAAAAAAGACAAACCCGATTTTGAAGCCATCGCTATCAAAGGAACTGATTTAATTCTTTTAGGCTCAGGCTCAACCGAAAACCGAAATATGATTTTCAATTATGCCATTCCAACCGGTAAAATTCAAAAGAATAACATTGGCACCATCTACCAAAAAATTAAACAAAAATTCAATATTTCAGACGATGAATTAAATATTGAAGGGTTAATCATGGACCATGACCATATTTATTTTTTCCAACGAGGGAATGGCGCTAAAGGCAAAAATGGCATTGTTTACTCAAAAGACGTTGCCAAAGACCAAAAATTCGAATATGTCCCAATCGATTTACCCAAAATCAAAAATGTGCCCACGACCTTTACCGACGCCATTTTAGTAGAAGACAAAATCTACTTTTTGGCTTCCGCCGAAGACACCGAGTCAACTTATCTCGACGGAGAAGTTTTAGGTAGTATCATCGGTACTATCGATTTAAAAACCATGACGCTGACCAATTCGATTCAAATTAGCGATAAAAACAAATTCGAAGGTCTGACACTATACAAACAATCCGAAAAGGAAATCGAATTCCTCCTCTGCGAAGACACTGATTCGGAAGTTTTGGAATCTGACATTTACAAGTTAACATTAAAACGATGA
- a CDS encoding PPK2 family polyphosphate kinase, translating into MKNINPEDFRVKGNIELSKLPTRLDIDTDKAEEELALDKVQMKLSKKQDAMYAHNRHAFLICLQGMDTSGKDSLIREVFKEFNPRGVVIHSFKTPNSTELEHDYLWRHYLALPEKGKFAVFNRTHYENVLVTRVHPEYILFENLPGIEKVEDITPQFWANRMEQINNFEKHIAQNGTTILKFYFHMSKEEQRLRLLKRLENPEDNWKFSTGDLKERERWDDYMKYYEDAINNTNKDHAPWYVIPADDKGVARYIVAQTIWEKLESLKDITEPELDPKVKANIDVYREQLKG; encoded by the coding sequence ATGAAAAACATCAATCCGGAAGATTTTAGAGTGAAAGGCAACATTGAGTTGTCAAAATTACCGACTCGATTGGACATAGATACGGATAAAGCGGAAGAGGAATTGGCTTTGGATAAGGTTCAAATGAAGTTGAGCAAGAAGCAAGATGCCATGTATGCCCACAACCGACATGCGTTTTTGATTTGTCTGCAAGGCATGGATACGAGTGGAAAAGACAGTTTGATACGCGAAGTTTTTAAAGAGTTCAATCCGCGCGGCGTGGTAATTCACAGTTTTAAAACACCGAATTCAACCGAGTTGGAGCATGACTATTTGTGGCGTCATTATTTGGCTTTGCCCGAGAAAGGGAAGTTTGCCGTATTCAACCGCACGCATTATGAAAACGTGCTGGTGACACGCGTGCATCCGGAATATATTTTATTCGAAAATTTACCGGGAATTGAAAAAGTGGAAGATATTACGCCTCAGTTTTGGGCGAATCGCATGGAGCAAATCAATAATTTTGAAAAGCATATAGCGCAGAACGGTACGACGATTTTGAAGTTTTATTTCCACATGAGCAAAGAGGAGCAGAGGCTTCGGTTGTTAAAACGTTTGGAAAATCCGGAGGACAACTGGAAATTTTCGACCGGTGATTTGAAAGAACGCGAGCGTTGGGATGATTATATGAAATACTATGAAGACGCTATTAACAATACCAATAAAGACCATGCGCCTTGGTATGTGATTCCGGCCGATGACAAAGGCGTAGCTCGTTATATAGTAGCGCAAACCATTTGGGAAAAACTGGAATCGCTCAAAGATATTACAGAACCCGAATTGGATCCGAAAGTCAAAGCGAATATTGACGTATATCGTGAGCAATTGAAAGGGTAA